The genomic segment CCACCTTCCCGGAGAACCTGACCGAGGATCAGCGCCAGTCCGACGATCTCGCCTGGCTCGGCGAATGGGTCAAGAAACCCGAAGCCAATGTCATCAAGCTGCCGAATATCTCGGCCTCGGTGCCCCAGCTCGTCGCCGCGGTGAAAGAGCTGCAAGGCCAGGGCTATGCGATCCCCGATTACCCGGAGACCCCGGCGACCGACGCCGAGAAGGAAATCCGCGCGCGTTATGACGCGATCAAGGGCTCGGCGGTGAACCCGGTCCTGCGCGAGGGCAACTCGGACCGTCGCGCCGCGGTGGCGGTGAAGAAATACGCGCAGTCGAACCCGCACCGGATGGGCGAGTGGACGGCGGCCAGCAAGACCCGCGTCGCCGCGATGGACGGGGGCGATTTCTTCTCGAACGAGCGCTCGGCGACGCTGGCCAAGGCCGCGACCGCGAAGATCGTGCTCGAGACCGCAGACGGCGAGATCGTTCTGAAAGACGCGGTGAAATACCCCGAGGGCACCGTCGTTGACGCGACCTTCATGTCGGCCGCCGCGCTCGACAGCTTCCTCGACGCGGAGATTGCCAAGACCAAGGCCGAGGGCGTGCTGTTCTCGATCCACATGAAGGCGACGATGATGAAGGTCTCCGACCCGATCATCTTCGGCCATGCGGTCAAGGCCTGGCTGAAGCCGGTCTTCGCGCAATTCGGCGCCGAACTGGCCGCGCTCGGCGTCAACCCGAACTCGGGCCTGGGCGATCTGCTGGCCCGCGTGAAGGACAATGCCGCGATCATGGCCGCGATCGAGGCCGTCACCGCCGAGCGCCCGCCGATGTATATGGTGAACTCCGACAAGGGCATCACCAACCTGCACGTCCCCTCGGACGTGATCATCGACGCCTCGATGCCCGCGCTGATCCGCGCCGGCGGCAAGGGCTGGGGCCCGGACAACCAGGAGCATGACTGCGTCTGCGTGATCCCGGACAATTCCTACGCGCCGGTCTATGACGCCACGATCGAGTTCTTCAAGGCCAATGGCAAGCTCAACCCGGCCACCGCCGGCACCGTGCAGAACATCGGTCTGATGGCGCAAAAGGCCGAGGAATACGGCTCGCACCCGACCACCTTCGAGATCCCCGCCGACGGCACCGTCAAGATGATCCTCGACGACGGTACCGTGCTGCATGCCCACAAGGTCGAAAAGGGCGACATCTGGCGCTCGGCCTCGGCCCGCAAGGCGCCGATCGAAGACTGGGTGAACCTCGCCATCGACCGCCAGAAAGCCACCGGCTACCGCGCGATCTTCTGGCTCGACGCCGCGCGCGGCCATGACGCCGAGCTGATCAAGATGGTCAAGCCGATCCTCGAAGCCAAGGGCGTCGCCGACAAGTTCGAGATCATGGCCCCGCGCGAAGCCACCATCGCCTCGCTCGAGACCATCACCAAG from the Rhodobacter xanthinilyticus genome contains:
- a CDS encoding NADP-dependent isocitrate dehydrogenase, whose product is MADKNTPDIVYTKVDEAPELASASLLPIIQSFASVAGINVGTKDISLAGRILATFPENLTEDQRQSDDLAWLGEWVKKPEANVIKLPNISASVPQLVAAVKELQGQGYAIPDYPETPATDAEKEIRARYDAIKGSAVNPVLREGNSDRRAAVAVKKYAQSNPHRMGEWTAASKTRVAAMDGGDFFSNERSATLAKAATAKIVLETADGEIVLKDAVKYPEGTVVDATFMSAAALDSFLDAEIAKTKAEGVLFSIHMKATMMKVSDPIIFGHAVKAWLKPVFAQFGAELAALGVNPNSGLGDLLARVKDNAAIMAAIEAVTAERPPMYMVNSDKGITNLHVPSDVIIDASMPALIRAGGKGWGPDNQEHDCVCVIPDNSYAPVYDATIEFFKANGKLNPATAGTVQNIGLMAQKAEEYGSHPTTFEIPADGTVKMILDDGTVLHAHKVEKGDIWRSASARKAPIEDWVNLAIDRQKATGYRAIFWLDAARGHDAELIKMVKPILEAKGVADKFEIMAPREATIASLETITKGENTIAITGNVLRDYLTDLFPILELATSAKMLSIVKLMQGGGMFETGAGGSAPKHVQQLVEENHLRWDSLGEFCALGESFQFFADQSGNEKARVLGKAVDVATQGILDEDRSPSRKVGQPDNRDSHYWFARYWAKALAEQTEDAELAAHFAPVAQALIEGEAAILAELAAVQGKPADLGGYYHGDAAKTAAVMRPSATLNAIFA